CTTTGCACAGAAGGTGGACTGCTCGAGCATTCTGTTAACGTAGCAGAATGTATGTTGAAAATTCGGGCAGTGTTAGCTCCAGAAATCAGCGAGGAAAGCTGCGTAATCGTTTCGTTAATTCATGATTTTGGAAAAGTCGGAATGCCGGGTAAACCTCAATATCTAATAAACGAAACCACTGAAAATCAGCACAAGAGTGGACATAAGCCGGATCCACCGTACAGATTCAATAAGGACCTAACATATTTGAGTGTTCCTGTGAGAAGTCTCTATCTTGCTTCGAAACATGTTGAACTCACAGAACAAGAGGTACAAGCCATCGTTTATCATGATGGGCAGTATGTAGATGATAATCGATCAGTCGCAACACACGAAGAACCATTGACACTGTTGCTGCAATATGCGGATAGTTGGAGTGGGTTTGTGGTGGAAATGTAAATAACTATAATGAGTTGAGAGACGAAAGGGGTAAGAAATGGCATCAACTGTAATACAAGCATTTAATGAATTCTTGAAGGATATTGTTAATTTGGATTCAAATATAACAAAAAGAGCTATTAGTAGTCGTGATTGGTTAATGAATCAGATTGCCAATTTCAAGACAAAGGATAGTGATTTCCCAAAGTTGTACGAAGATATAAACATCAATTTTGGCTCATTTGCAAGGAAAACAAAGATAAGAGAATTGGATGACATTGATATTATGATAGGGCTAAATGCTCAAAAGTCAACATATATGACATATTCTGATAGAATTGAGATCGCAGTTTCAAGTGATGCTACAGATTTATTAAAATTGTGTCATTCAAATTCTACATCGCTTAACTCAAAAAGGGTCATTAATAAATTTGTTTCTGCCTGCTCAAATGTACCTCAATATAGCAACGCCGAGATTAAGCGAAATCAAGAAGCAGCAGTTTTAAATTTGAGTTCTTATCCATGGAGTTTTGATATAGTACCGTGCTTTATTACTTCTGAAGATTGTTATGGAAAGAGTTATTACTTGATACCTGACGGTAATGGTTATTGGAAGAAAACAGATCCGAGGATTGATAAGGAAAGAACGACTCGGATAAATCGAAATCATGATGGTAACATTCTTCAAATAATTAGGATGCTAAAGTATTGGAATAGAAGAGCAACAATGCCGACTATGTCATCATATTTGCTTGAGACAATGATACTAAACTATTATGAGGGGCAAAGCTCAAAGGCTAGCCAATTTGTAGATGTTGAATTTCCAAAAGTAATGGCCTATATATACAATAACATTACGGGGAACGTTGATGATCCAAAGGGCATACAAGGAAACATCAACAGTTTGACTTATGATGAAAGGACTAGAATTAAGAACAAAACAGCGATAGACTACAATGTAGCCATAGCTGCAAGCGAATTAGAACAAAACAAGGACATGAAATCTTCAATCGGTAAATGGGGAGATGTATTTGGGAGTGAATTCCCCAAATATAATTAGGGGGATGAGTGATTGAGTATTAATTTAAGACAGAATAGTGAGTGGAATCTTAAACGCCTCGCGGCACAAAGGCAATTATATTCAGAAGCAAAGCAAGTAATGATAATTCAATTTGTTTTAAGTGGAATTTTCACGGTATCATTAGCGATTTTAGGGAATATAATTGATGAAAAGTATCTTGTTTATACTGTGTTTGCTGCAAGCATCATTATTGTTCTTGATGAGCTTCTTTTATCAAAGAGAATTGACAAAATAAAGGAAGAAGCTGCTAAAATTCAAGAAGAGTTTGATTGTGATGTATTGCAGTTGCCGCATAATGATATCAAGTTTATAAATACCTCAATGTTGGAAATAATACAAGAAAAGTCCAAACTATATATTTCAAAACACAATAATTATGATACTTTGTTAAATTGGTATCCTGGAATTGATGAAGCGGATAACAGATATTACGGTTTGATTTGTCAAGCTACTAATTGTTGGTGGAATCAGACTTTAAGAAAAAAATACTCGGAATTTTTATCAATAACTCTCTCGGCGGTATTCCTGGCATTATTATTTATAGCTATTATCAAAGGGATTACAGTAGCGGTATTTATTATGTCAGTTTTTTCACCTATACTGCCAGCTTGTGTCTTGGTTTATAAATCAAATAGAGATAACTGTAAAGCAATAAGCAATTTAAACCATATGAAAGGAAAGCTTGATGAAATCATAATAAGAATTAAGTCTGGCAATTCATATTCAGATGGACAATTGACTAATGATTTAAGATGCTTGCAAGATATGATATTTGAAAATAGGTCATCAAGTCCACTCATACCAAACAAATTGTACTTTAGGCATAGAAATAGGTATGAGGAGATCGCACAAGAAACAAACAAGGAATTGGTTAAGTCTATTCAGAACTTATAGTTAATTAAATTGGTTTCTACACAGCAAAAAAGAGCCAACGAATATGAAGGCTCTTTATTTTCGCAAAAAATCTGATTTTGCATCAATCAGGTTATTGAATTGATACCCTCTAGTATTCATAGAAGATATCTTAATGGCCACCAAATTTATATCAATCGATAAAGCTTTAGCAATTTGCTCAATATCATACCCATCATGAGCCAAAGTCAAAATCTTATCATCTGGCAAGAGAATCTCCGAAGCAAAAAGATTAGCTTCATACTCCGGCCGACTTTTCATATCATAGAGCATGAATTCCTGTAAACAGACTCTTTTGGCTAAATCTTGATGCAGTATATCATGCCCAAGCTCGTGAGCACATACAAGCGTTTTGGAGTAAGAGTCAAGTCCCTCATTTATGACAGCAAAACGGTTTTTCTTAAGATATTTATACATTCCTTTCAAACTTCCGAGGTCTGCATAAAAGACCTCAACTCCAATGGCTTTGCACAATTCAAACGGATCCCGTGTATCATATTTTTTAATAAGTTCATGAGCGACAGTCTGAATATAATCTCTATTTGGCATGATAAATTCACCTCCCCCAATATAACAAGTTTAACAAACGAACTATCCCGAAAAACGGACAGTGACTATTCATTAGGCTCGCTGTTTTTTTTGTATTTTTTGGGGGTGTATTTTTTATTATTATCTTTTGCCTTCCAATACATCTCTGTAATGGCTCTAAATACTTTGTCCTTGTCTTCTTCGCCCAGTTCGCCACCTGCAAATAGTCCGCCGAGTTCTTCAACAAGCAATTTAGCATCTTTTTTCCCACGTGCGCCATACTTAGATGCTGCTTCTACAATAAAATTGTCTTCTTCTTTCATGAGTTCTTCGATTGTGGTGCTTAAAGCAACGCATAGCTTGTTTAGAATAGCCACATCTTTTGGATAACGTTGATTGCTCTCATAGTTCTGAATAGAACGCAATGAAAGTCCGGTTTGATTAGCTAACTCCTGCTGACTCATTTCTGCCAAATTCCTGAGTTCCTTAATTTTCTCACCAAACAACATGACTATGACTCCTTCCTGATTTGTGCATTTAGAATGCAATAATGGTCATAATATTCTGATTGACACAGAACATACGTTCGAGTATAATTTGATTATTGAATATGCAACTTCGTTCGTAATAAATATATCACTACTTGTTGCCCAGAGTCAACATGAAATAAAAGGAAGGATTGATGCCATGAGAAAGGAAAGCAGAGTAATGAAGCAATGTGGGTTAATATTTAAGGGCTTGAACATTGATCGTAATACTGTTCTGCATAAAACAAAATTGCTACTCAAGATATATAGACCCGTTGTTTGGTCAACATCAAATCGTGTTTTTGAAGTTTGTGAGAGTGCAGAAATGTATTGTAGTCGAACAATGGAGGAAGCGCTTGAGTATCTGGCGAACTACGCACCAGATAACGAACAGGAAAGATTTTCAGAGAGGGTGAAATCGCTCTTTGAAACACAATGGCTGATTTTGTTAATTGACAACACAATGAATAAAATTTATGGGTATCCTGATAATGGTCAACTGTATCATGAAATACTCAGTAAGCAATATTTGACCGTTTATAAATACACAGAGTTTGAAATGTTGGAGTTATTGGGGCTTGAGCGCAGTACATATTATGACAAAAAGAAAGAGGCTCTCGATTTATTTGCAATTTGCCTATGGGGTTATACTATCCCTTCAATGCGAGGTATGTTTGGCATTGGTGAGGGGTCACTTGAAGTACCCGATTTCTTTCAAGTCATAAATGACCCGACTAATTCCCGACTATAACCCGATATAGTTCCGACTAAGTCCCTACTGTATTCCGACAATGGACATGTTACACTGACTATGCTGGTGAATTATGGCATAAAATAATTGAATAACCTCAAAGCCAATTTGGTTTTGGGGTTTTTTAATGCCTGTTTTTCGAGCAGGAGGGACAAGCTCAGGTGGTGGTGATTCTCACCTCCTATTTTGTTGTTTACTATATGAAGGCTAGTAGAGCCGGGTCTAACAGAAATGTTATTCCCGGCTTTTTCTATGCTCATTTTTAGGAGGTCGCATGAAAAAGTCACTGCAAGGTTCGCAGATAAGATGCCGAGCTCCTCCGTTTTCTGATGTTGATGCAGCCAATTAGAAATCAGAAA
The Firmicutes bacterium HGW-Firmicutes-1 genome window above contains:
- a CDS encoding toxin, with the translated sequence MPNRDYIQTVAHELIKKYDTRDPFELCKAIGVEVFYADLGSLKGMYKYLKKNRFAVINEGLDSYSKTLVCAHELGHDILHQDLAKRVCLQEFMLYDMKSRPEYEANLFASEILLPDDKILTLAHDGYDIEQIAKALSIDINLVAIKISSMNTRGYQFNNLIDAKSDFLRK
- a CDS encoding transcriptional regulator, which encodes MLFGEKIKELRNLAEMSQQELANQTGLSLRSIQNYESNQRYPKDVAILNKLCVALSTTIEELMKEEDNFIVEAASKYGARGKKDAKLLVEELGGLFAGGELGEEDKDKVFRAITEMYWKAKDNNKKYTPKKYKKNSEPNE
- a CDS encoding phosphohydrolase — protein: MENTVAKRYDKLKALVVNRKVQFDALVSFMEDETTWLASPASTKYHLCTEGGLLEHSVNVAECMLKIRAVLAPEISEESCVIVSLIHDFGKVGMPGKPQYLINETTENQHKSGHKPDPPYRFNKDLTYLSVPVRSLYLASKHVELTEQEVQAIVYHDGQYVDDNRSVATHEEPLTLLLQYADSWSGFVVEM
- a CDS encoding nucleotidyltransferase, with protein sequence MASTVIQAFNEFLKDIVNLDSNITKRAISSRDWLMNQIANFKTKDSDFPKLYEDININFGSFARKTKIRELDDIDIMIGLNAQKSTYMTYSDRIEIAVSSDATDLLKLCHSNSTSLNSKRVINKFVSACSNVPQYSNAEIKRNQEAAVLNLSSYPWSFDIVPCFITSEDCYGKSYYLIPDGNGYWKKTDPRIDKERTTRINRNHDGNILQIIRMLKYWNRRATMPTMSSYLLETMILNYYEGQSSKASQFVDVEFPKVMAYIYNNITGNVDDPKGIQGNINSLTYDERTRIKNKTAIDYNVAIAASELEQNKDMKSSIGKWGDVFGSEFPKYN